One genomic window of [Clostridium] scindens ATCC 35704 includes the following:
- the ytvI gene encoding sporulation integral membrane protein YtvI has protein sequence METNFKEQLHDTRPYWKVIVSLTFSLIATILFIYVGFRLLGFFMPFVIGWFISYIASPIVNWLEKRVKIVKKLGSALIIIAVLGAVGILIYFIGSKLWKEIASLIQNMPKMYQDLESGFGEIGSSLNGVFKVLPASLQDAWHTMTSNLDKTMGDWMGRISEPTVAAAGNVAKRIPSVLIATIVTFISAYFFIAERDEVIEWAKKVSPEPIVRRMSMVIDNLKFAVGGYFKAQFKIMGVVCLILVIGFVILKVHFYFLLALLIAFLDFLPFFGTGTALIPWALYKLLVKDYRMSVGLIILYGVTQLVRQLIQPKLVGDSMGMQPLPTLLFLYIGYKAGGIFGMIFAVPIGMIVINLYKAGAFDYILEDVKILMEGILSLRE, from the coding sequence ATGGAGACGAACTTTAAGGAACAGTTGCATGATACCCGTCCCTATTGGAAGGTGATCGTGAGCCTGACTTTCAGCCTGATAGCGACGATCCTGTTCATCTATGTAGGCTTTCGGCTGCTGGGCTTCTTTATGCCATTCGTGATCGGATGGTTTATCTCCTATATTGCCAGCCCAATCGTCAATTGGCTGGAAAAGCGTGTTAAAATCGTTAAGAAACTGGGCTCCGCATTAATTATCATCGCAGTATTAGGGGCAGTCGGGATCCTGATCTATTTTATCGGAAGTAAGCTCTGGAAAGAGATCGCATCTTTGATCCAGAACATGCCAAAGATGTATCAGGACCTGGAGTCCGGATTTGGAGAGATTGGAAGCAGTTTAAACGGCGTGTTCAAAGTGCTTCCGGCGAGCCTTCAGGATGCATGGCATACCATGACCAGCAATCTGGATAAGACTATGGGCGACTGGATGGGAAGGATCAGCGAGCCTACGGTGGCGGCTGCCGGAAATGTCGCAAAACGGATTCCATCCGTCCTGATAGCAACTATCGTTACATTCATCTCAGCCTATTTCTTCATTGCGGAGAGGGATGAGGTGATAGAGTGGGCGAAGAAGGTATCGCCGGAACCGATAGTGCGCCGCATGAGCATGGTGATCGACAATCTGAAGTTTGCGGTAGGCGGATATTTTAAAGCCCAATTTAAGATTATGGGGGTCGTATGCCTGATTCTGGTGATTGGCTTTGTAATTCTGAAGGTACACTTCTATTTTTTACTGGCGCTGCTCATCGCATTCCTGGATTTTCTCCCTTTTTTCGGGACAGGAACCGCGCTGATACCGTGGGCGCTTTATAAACTTCTGGTGAAAGACTACAGGATGTCGGTGGGCCTGATCATCCTCTATGGAGTCACCCAGCTGGTACGGCAGCTGATCCAGCCGAAACTGGTGGGGGACAGCATGGGAATGCAGCCGCTTCCTACCCTTCTGTTCTTATATATTGGATACAAGGCAGGCGGTATTTTTGGAATGATCTTCGCGGTCCCGATCGGGATGATCGTAATAAATCTGTATAAGGCAGGCGCATTCGACTATATTTTGGAAGATGTGAAGATTCTTATGGAAGGGATCTTAAGCCTGCGGGAATAA
- the yihA gene encoding ribosome biogenesis GTP-binding protein YihA/YsxC, translating to MIIRNINLETVCGLTSQLPDNQLPEIAFAGKSNVGKSSLINALMNRKSYARISATPGKTQTINFYNINEELYLVDLPGYGYAKVSEQEKAKWGKLIERYLHGSAQLKAVFLLIDIRHDPSANDKMMYDWIVAQGYNPIIIATKLDKIKRSQVDKHLKAVRQGLNLVRGTKVLPFSSVTKQGKDDIWAFVETELLGKEEVE from the coding sequence ATGATTATCAGAAATATAAATCTGGAAACCGTGTGCGGGCTAACCAGCCAGCTGCCGGACAATCAGCTGCCGGAAATTGCTTTTGCGGGGAAATCAAATGTAGGGAAGTCATCACTGATCAATGCGCTGATGAACCGCAAGTCCTATGCCAGGATATCGGCTACGCCGGGAAAGACCCAGACCATCAATTTTTACAATATCAATGAAGAACTGTATCTGGTGGATCTTCCCGGGTATGGATACGCGAAGGTTTCCGAACAGGAGAAGGCAAAATGGGGGAAGTTGATCGAACGGTATCTGCACGGATCAGCCCAGTTAAAAGCGGTATTCCTGCTGATTGATATCCGCCATGATCCTTCTGCCAATGACAAGATGATGTACGACTGGATCGTGGCACAAGGGTACAATCCGATCATCATAGCTACGAAGCTGGATAAGATTAAAAGAAGCCAGGTTGACAAGCATCTGAAGGCAGTAAGGCAAGGGCTTAATCTTGTTCGGGGAACCAAGGTCCTCCCATTTTCCTCTGTGACCAAGCAGGGAAAAGACGATATCTGGGCGTTTGTAGAGACGGAATTGCTGGGCAAAGAAGAGGTGGAGTAG